In Wolbachia endosymbiont of Spodoptera picta, a single window of DNA contains:
- the mgtE gene encoding magnesium transporter — MNIKTSSHYGLDKKAIDDLIESLDNQELENVRNIVKTIDSVQLAYFLSTSISDHREKLVNILDQHLLSDALVHVVPDLQVEIIEILGIENTAKLLMLLDIEDIVAIVKDLDRKSIENILNYLPNATQKLVEELLSYPEESAGRLIHKNMVIAPYYWTINQLMEFLRNYKKIPETFYQIFIINSKLEPIGIFNLNKVISHSGETIIKEIMSQDIKIIKTGMDQEEVARIFKDYALLSAPVVNKNGKIIGVILIEDVIKIVQQEAEEDVLKISGVSSKSDINAPIHKTIIKRLPWLLFNLLAATICSIVVGFFDNVIQNFIVLPIIMPIIASMSGNAGSQTVTLTIRAIATKYLTEQNAKRILMKEFLIGLINGVILSTISLVVLAIRFHNVKVEMIFVVSMIMMSIIATFIGTFIPIMLHRLRSDPAVSSSILTSATTDILSALIFFGLATIFLLNS, encoded by the coding sequence ATGAATATTAAAACAAGTTCTCATTATGGTTTAGACAAAAAGGCTATTGATGATTTAATAGAGTCTCTCGATAATCAAGAATTAGAGAATGTTCGTAATATTGTAAAAACGATAGATAGCGTTCAGTTAGCTTATTTTTTATCTACTTCGATCAGTGATCACAGGGAGAAATTAGTTAATATCCTCGATCAACATTTGTTAAGTGATGCCTTAGTACATGTAGTACCAGATTTACAAGTAGAGATCATAGAAATATTGGGAATAGAAAATACAGCAAAGTTACTAATGCTTCTTGATATAGAAGACATAGTAGCTATAGTGAAAGATTTAGATAGAAAGTCTATAGAAAATATACTTAACTACTTACCCAATGCAACTCAAAAATTAGTAGAGGAATTGTTATCATACCCAGAAGAAAGTGCAGGAAGGTTGATACATAAAAATATGGTTATAGCTCCATATTATTGGACGATAAATCAGCTAATGGAATTCTTGCGCAACTATAAAAAAATACCAGAAACATTTTATCAAATTTTCATCATTAACTCAAAATTAGAACCCATAGGCATTTTCAACTTAAATAAGGTAATATCTCACTCAGGAGAAACAATAATAAAAGAGATAATGAGTCAAGATATAAAAATAATTAAAACTGGAATGGACCAAGAAGAAGTAGCAAGAATATTTAAAGATTACGCTCTATTATCAGCTCCAGTAGTAAATAAGAATGGTAAAATTATAGGTGTAATCCTTATTGAAGATGTAATCAAAATTGTTCAACAAGAAGCAGAAGAGGATGTGCTTAAAATAAGCGGTGTATCTTCTAAATCTGATATAAATGCCCCTATACATAAAACTATAATTAAAAGACTACCTTGGTTACTGTTTAACCTCTTAGCTGCAACAATATGTTCTATAGTAGTTGGCTTTTTCGATAACGTAATACAAAATTTTATAGTACTGCCAATAATTATGCCAATCATTGCATCGATGAGCGGAAATGCAGGATCCCAAACAGTAACACTAACTATCCGGGCAATCGCAACAAAATATCTAACTGAGCAAAATGCAAAAAGAATACTGATGAAAGAATTTTTAATAGGTCTTATAAACGGGGTGATCTTATCTACTATTTCATTAGTAGTGTTAGCAATAAGGTTTCACAATGTCAAAGTGGAGATGATTTTTGTGGTCTCCATGATTATGATGTCAATTATTGCAACGTTCATCGGAACTTTCATTCCTATAATGCTTCATCGTTTAAGATCCGATCCTGCTGTTTCGTCTTCAATCTTAACATCAGCAACAACTGATATTCTCTCAGCTCTTATATTTTTTGGTCTAGCCACGATCTTTTTATTAAATAGCTGA